One stretch of Roseovarius mucosus DNA includes these proteins:
- a CDS encoding inner membrane-spanning protein YciB yields the protein MDDTQPPKWAKPVLEFGPVLGFFAAYLWLKDRVFTIGGTEYEGFIVVTAGFIPVFLISMGLLWRLTGHLSRMQVVTAVLIVVFGGLSVWFNDPRFFKMKPTMIYLLFGGVLGYGLMRGRSYLQYVMDGVMPLTDAGWMILTRRLMLFFFGLALLNEAIWRTQTEEIWVYFKTFGLTAAIFVFFMAQGALFRDHSTEETDTKGT from the coding sequence ATGGATGACACGCAGCCACCCAAATGGGCCAAGCCGGTTCTGGAATTCGGCCCCGTGCTGGGCTTTTTCGCCGCCTATCTCTGGCTCAAGGATCGGGTCTTTACCATCGGCGGCACCGAATATGAGGGCTTTATCGTCGTCACCGCAGGATTCATCCCGGTATTTCTGATCTCGATGGGCCTATTGTGGCGGCTCACCGGTCATCTCAGCCGGATGCAGGTGGTCACGGCAGTTCTTATCGTGGTCTTTGGCGGGCTCAGCGTCTGGTTCAACGATCCCCGTTTCTTCAAGATGAAGCCAACGATGATCTATCTGCTGTTTGGCGGTGTGCTGGGATACGGCCTGATGCGTGGGCGCTCGTATCTGCAATATGTCATGGATGGGGTGATGCCCCTGACCGATGCGGGGTGGATGATTCTCACCCGGCGCCTGATGCTGTTCTTCTTCGGTCTCGCTCTGCTGAACGAGGCGATCTGGCGCACCCAGACAGAAGAAATCTGGGTCTATTTCAAGACTTTCGGTCTGACGGCAGCAATCTTTGTGTTCTTTATGGCGCAAGGGGCCCTGTTTCGCGATCATTCGACCGAAGAAACAGACACCAAAGGCACCTGA
- a CDS encoding NAD(P)H-dependent oxidoreductase subunit E, with amino-acid sequence MALDDRKGVWKSGDGKGRRTTKGRQLEDGAWAEVQALLGEGPRRRDLLIEYLHRIQDKFGHLSAAHLRALAEELRLSQAEVYEVASFYAHFDVVREGETPPPALTICVCDSLSCELAGAQALKSALEQGTDPTQVRILRAPCMGRCDTAPVVELGHHHIDHATPESVLAAVAAGDTHAHVPAYEALDAYRTAGGYATLADLRATRNADAEFERVQQTLLDAGLRGLGGAGFPSGRKWGFVRAEPGPRYLAVNGDEGEPGTFKDRYYLERTPHLFLEGMLIAAWAVEAERCFIYMRDEYPAVLDILATEIAALEAADLIKPGYVELRRGAGAYICGEESAMIESIEGKRGLPRHRPPFVAQVGIFNRPTLVNNVETLLWVTRILREGPEILNTVELNGRKGLRSYSVSGRVKNPGVHLLPAGSTITDIIAAAGGMLDGHTFKAYQPGGPSSGLLPASMHDVPLDFDTLQPHGTFIGSAAVVVLSDHDRARDAALNMLRFFEDESCGQCTPCRVGCEKAVKLMQADTWDQPLLTELCTAMSDASICGLGQAAPNPIRLTMKHFADEI; translated from the coding sequence ATGGCATTGGATGATCGCAAAGGCGTCTGGAAATCCGGGGATGGCAAGGGCCGTCGCACCACCAAGGGACGCCAACTTGAAGATGGCGCTTGGGCCGAGGTTCAGGCGCTCTTGGGCGAGGGGCCGCGCCGCCGCGACCTTTTGATCGAATATCTGCACCGTATTCAGGATAAATTCGGCCATCTCTCGGCGGCCCATCTGCGCGCGCTTGCAGAAGAGCTGCGCCTGTCGCAGGCCGAAGTCTATGAGGTGGCCAGCTTTTACGCGCATTTCGACGTGGTCCGCGAAGGCGAGACCCCGCCGCCCGCGCTCACCATCTGCGTCTGCGATTCGCTGAGCTGCGAGCTGGCAGGCGCGCAGGCGCTGAAATCCGCGTTGGAGCAGGGCACAGATCCCACACAGGTCCGTATCCTGCGCGCGCCCTGCATGGGGCGTTGTGATACGGCCCCGGTGGTGGAGCTGGGCCATCATCACATCGACCACGCCACACCCGAAAGCGTCTTGGCTGCCGTCGCCGCAGGCGACACACACGCCCACGTGCCCGCCTATGAGGCGCTCGATGCCTATCGCACCGCTGGCGGCTATGCCACGCTGGCCGATCTGCGCGCGACACGAAATGCCGATGCCGAATTCGAGCGCGTGCAGCAAACCCTGCTGGATGCGGGTCTGCGCGGCCTTGGCGGTGCGGGCTTCCCCTCGGGGCGCAAATGGGGCTTTGTGCGCGCCGAACCCGGCCCGCGCTATCTGGCTGTCAATGGCGACGAAGGCGAGCCGGGCACCTTCAAGGACCGCTATTACCTCGAGCGCACGCCGCACCTCTTCCTTGAGGGCATGCTGATCGCCGCTTGGGCGGTCGAGGCAGAGCGCTGCTTCATCTACATGCGCGATGAATATCCCGCTGTGCTCGATATCCTCGCCACCGAGATTGCGGCACTGGAGGCCGCAGATCTCATCAAGCCCGGCTATGTCGAGCTGCGTCGCGGCGCCGGTGCCTATATCTGCGGCGAAGAAAGCGCGATGATCGAATCAATCGAGGGCAAGCGCGGGCTGCCGCGCCACCGCCCGCCATTCGTGGCGCAGGTGGGGATTTTCAACCGCCCCACCCTGGTCAATAACGTCGAAACGCTGCTTTGGGTCACGCGCATCCTGCGCGAGGGGCCGGAAATCCTGAATACGGTCGAGCTGAATGGCCGCAAGGGGCTTCGCTCTTACTCGGTGTCGGGGCGCGTGAAAAACCCCGGTGTCCACCTCCTGCCCGCAGGCTCCACCATCACCGACATTATTGCGGCGGCGGGGGGCATGCTTGATGGGCATACGTTCAAGGCCTATCAGCCCGGCGGTCCGTCCTCCGGCCTTCTGCCGGCGTCGATGCATGACGTTCCGCTCGATTTCGACACTCTGCAACCGCATGGCACCTTTATCGGGTCGGCGGCTGTGGTGGTGCTCTCGGATCACGACCGGGCGCGTGATGCGGCACTCAACATGCTGCGCTTCTTTGAAGACGAAAGCTGTGGGCAATGCACCCCCTGCCGGGTGGGCTGTGAAAAGGCGGTCAAGCTGATGCAGGCCGACACTTGGGATCAGCCGCTCCTGACAGAGCTGTGCACCGCCATGTCCGATGCCAGCATCTGCGGTCTCGGTCAGGCCGCGCCCAATCCCATCCGTCTGACGATGAAGCATTTCGCCGACGAGATCTGA
- the folE2 gene encoding GTP cyclohydrolase FolE2: MNVHPSEMKPAPDRDEAKEALALLRSWARAASPEEVADLDPAIARLLPSGEVANYPLLAREYPESFATSAAYLASLPDLQNGPASLIRGTRQQLQHVGISNFRLPIRYHTRENGDLTLETSVTGTVSLDAGKKGINMSRIMRSFYKHAEKTFSADVMEAALSDYITDLDSVDARLQMRLSYPARVRSLRSGLEGYQYYDIAMELVKNAGVTRKFMHLDYVYSSTCPCSLELSEHARSARGQLATPHSQRSVARISVELVEDDCLWFEDLIELARRAVPTETQVMVKREDEQAFAELNAANPIFVEDAARLFCEQLLADPRIGDFRVVASHQESLHSHDAVSVLTEGETFAAQSLDPRLFQTLIHGR; this comes from the coding sequence ATGAATGTGCATCCGTCTGAGATGAAGCCTGCACCGGACCGGGACGAGGCCAAAGAAGCGCTGGCGCTGCTGCGGTCTTGGGCGCGCGCCGCGTCGCCAGAAGAAGTGGCCGATCTTGATCCGGCGATTGCGCGGCTTTTGCCCTCGGGCGAGGTGGCGAATTATCCGCTGCTGGCGCGGGAATATCCCGAGAGCTTTGCGACGAGTGCCGCCTATCTGGCAAGCCTGCCCGATCTGCAGAATGGTCCCGCATCGCTTATTCGGGGCACGCGGCAACAGTTGCAGCATGTGGGCATTTCCAATTTCCGTCTGCCGATCCGCTATCATACCCGTGAGAATGGCGATCTGACGCTTGAGACCTCGGTCACGGGCACGGTCAGTCTTGATGCGGGCAAGAAGGGCATCAACATGTCCCGGATCATGCGCAGCTTTTACAAGCACGCGGAAAAGACATTCAGCGCCGATGTGATGGAGGCCGCACTTTCGGATTACATCACCGACCTCGACTCGGTCGATGCGCGGTTGCAGATGCGTCTGTCTTATCCGGCGCGGGTGCGGTCGCTGCGGTCGGGGCTGGAAGGCTACCAATATTATGACATTGCGATGGAGTTGGTGAAGAACGCCGGCGTCACGCGCAAGTTCATGCATCTCGATTACGTCTATTCGTCAACCTGCCCCTGTTCGCTGGAATTGAGCGAACATGCACGGTCCGCGCGCGGACAACTGGCCACACCGCATTCGCAGCGCTCTGTTGCGCGGATTTCGGTGGAACTGGTCGAGGACGATTGCCTGTGGTTCGAGGACCTGATCGAACTGGCGCGGCGCGCGGTGCCCACCGAGACGCAAGTCATGGTTAAGCGCGAGGATGAACAGGCCTTTGCTGAGTTGAACGCCGCCAACCCGATCTTTGTCGAGGATGCCGCGCGGCTTTTTTGCGAGCAGCTGCTGGCCGACCCGCGCATTGGTGATTTTCGCGTCGTGGCCAGCCATCAAGAAAGCCTGCACAGCCATGACGCGGTCAGCGTTTTGACTGAAGGAGAGACCTTTGCGGCGCAGAGCCTTGATCCCCGGTTGTTCCAGACCCTGATTCATGGGCGCTAA
- a CDS encoding EamA family transporter, translated as MSAWLISLEGTEAGHQLAMALALLAALLHAIFGALQKGRHDPWLSRGVIDASYATMAAPFALFVVPWPEAHMWPIFAGAVVIHIGYKVLQAMAYTRGAYTVVYPVVRGTGPLFTVIGAYAIFGEVFTPVQWLGVGVLLCGIYGLAVYNLRTLTLNRDTMPLALGLAVATGLFVALYTTYDAYGIRATADPFTFLAWFFFLDGLTIPPFAYLRWRNMPERPAVGALMLRGVTGGVVAFFSFGSIMLATRLDKVGEAAVLRETSTVFAALIGWLVLKETVGPRRIALMSLIAAGAVIVEIGG; from the coding sequence ATGAGCGCTTGGCTGATTTCGCTCGAGGGCACCGAGGCGGGGCATCAACTTGCCATGGCCCTTGCCCTCTTGGCGGCGCTCTTGCATGCAATCTTTGGGGCGCTGCAAAAGGGGCGGCACGATCCTTGGCTCAGCCGCGGGGTGATAGATGCGAGCTACGCCACCATGGCCGCACCCTTTGCCCTCTTCGTCGTGCCCTGGCCCGAGGCGCATATGTGGCCCATCTTTGCCGGCGCTGTGGTGATCCATATCGGCTATAAGGTGTTGCAGGCCATGGCCTATACGCGCGGTGCCTATACCGTGGTCTACCCCGTTGTGCGTGGCACCGGGCCGCTGTTCACCGTGATCGGGGCCTATGCGATTTTCGGAGAAGTGTTCACGCCGGTGCAATGGCTGGGGGTGGGCGTGCTGCTGTGCGGTATCTACGGGCTTGCGGTCTATAATCTGCGCACGCTCACGCTCAACCGCGATACCATGCCGCTGGCGCTGGGGCTGGCGGTGGCAACGGGGCTCTTTGTGGCGCTTTACACCACCTATGACGCCTACGGCATCCGCGCCACCGCAGATCCCTTTACGTTTCTCGCGTGGTTTTTCTTTCTCGATGGGCTGACGATCCCGCCTTTCGCCTATCTGCGCTGGCGCAACATGCCAGAGCGGCCCGCCGTCGGCGCCTTGATGCTGCGCGGGGTCACGGGCGGGGTGGTTGCGTTCTTCTCCTTCGGCTCGATCATGCTGGCCACCCGCCTTGACAAGGTAGGCGAGGCGGCGGTGCTGCGCGAGACATCCACTGTTTTTGCCGCCCTAATTGGCTGGCTTGTGCTCAAGGAAACGGTGGGGCCGCGACGAATTGCGCTCATGTCCTTGATCGCGGCCGGGGCGGTCATAGTTGAGATTGGCGGCTGA
- a CDS encoding alkane 1-monooxygenase: MPLFSIAASLPLILTTLAALWGGVWGVLALGTITVLVFTLDRVIAADGNPDPEAEFPAADAVLVGLGLGHFVVLALAIWAVAGGHDLSGTERALVALSAGLSMGQISHPVAHELIHRPARAKRWLGRLIYTSLLFGHHVSAHLRVHHVHVASPEDPSSARPGEGFYRYALRAWPGAFQAGLRAESRRHADRPLWRHPYLLYLGGAGALVSATALSLGAAGVAALFFIAGYAQVQILLSDYVQHYGLRRAQRQDGRLEPVGPQHSWNAPHVMSAAMTLNAPRHSDHHVTPQRPYPALQLDRATMPVLPQSLPVMAVLALVPPLWRRIMDPRAARWRKTSGGAAPDLAG, encoded by the coding sequence ATGCCGCTTTTTTCGATTGCCGCAAGCCTGCCCCTGATCCTGACTACGCTCGCCGCTCTGTGGGGCGGGGTGTGGGGCGTTTTGGCTTTGGGGACGATCACAGTGCTGGTGTTCACGCTGGACCGGGTGATTGCCGCGGACGGCAATCCTGACCCGGAGGCCGAGTTTCCCGCCGCCGACGCGGTGTTGGTGGGGTTGGGGCTGGGGCATTTCGTGGTGCTGGCACTGGCGATCTGGGCGGTGGCGGGGGGCCATGATCTAAGTGGCACAGAGCGTGCCCTTGTGGCTTTGAGTGCAGGGCTGAGTATGGGCCAGATTTCGCATCCAGTGGCGCATGAGTTGATCCATCGCCCTGCCCGCGCCAAGCGGTGGCTGGGGCGGCTGATCTATACGTCGCTGCTGTTTGGCCACCATGTCAGCGCGCATTTGCGGGTGCATCACGTGCATGTCGCAAGCCCAGAAGACCCCAGCAGTGCGCGGCCCGGTGAAGGGTTTTACCGCTACGCCCTGCGCGCCTGGCCGGGGGCCTTTCAGGCGGGATTAAGGGCCGAATCGCGGCGTCACGCGGATCGACCGCTCTGGCGGCATCCCTATCTGCTCTATCTGGGCGGGGCCGGGGCGCTTGTGAGTGCAACCGCGCTCAGCCTTGGGGCGGCCGGGGTGGCGGCGCTGTTCTTTATCGCGGGCTATGCGCAGGTGCAGATCCTGCTTTCGGATTATGTGCAGCACTATGGCCTGCGCCGGGCACAGCGCCAGGATGGGCGGCTTGAGCCGGTTGGCCCGCAGCATTCCTGGAACGCGCCGCATGTGATGTCTGCCGCAATGACGCTGAACGCGCCGCGCCATTCCGATCACCACGTCACGCCGCAACGCCCCTATCCGGCGCTGCAACTTGACCGCGCCACCATGCCGGTTCTGCCGCAGTCCTTGCCGGTGATGGCCGTGCTGGCGCTTGTCCCACCGCTTTGGCGGCGCATCATGGACCCGCGCGCCGCACGTTGGCGCAAAACCTCTGGCGGGGCAGCACCCGATCTGGCAGGTTAA
- a CDS encoding 5-bromo-4-chloroindolyl phosphate hydrolysis family protein translates to MAQRFGGKYSPDGADKGAPVPDRGAFRGARRTRAGGRVNLLFFAPLPLAARAFGAGPVELALNLAALGTLLLAAWLTREGILAQEAYEARKIARRPAIPRKIFASGLTGLGLGLAGYASGGGVMEPLIYATLGAVLHSFAFGLDPLKDKGMEGVDSFQTDRVARVVDQAEDYLRGMTEALKRAGDRQAETRLERFQITVRDMLRTVEDDPRDLTAARKYLGVYLMGARDATVKFADLHARAPNPAARDKYLALLGDLEQNFTAKTRALMQDSSTDLDIEIDVLRDRLEREGVHLETKDLA, encoded by the coding sequence ATGGCGCAGCGCTTTGGCGGCAAATACAGCCCCGATGGCGCGGACAAGGGCGCGCCCGTGCCGGACCGTGGCGCGTTTCGTGGCGCGCGGCGGACGCGGGCGGGCGGGCGCGTGAACCTTTTGTTCTTTGCGCCCCTGCCATTGGCGGCGCGGGCCTTTGGCGCGGGCCCTGTTGAGCTGGCGCTCAACCTTGCAGCGCTCGGCACGCTTCTCTTGGCGGCATGGCTCACCCGTGAGGGGATTCTGGCGCAAGAGGCCTATGAGGCGCGCAAGATCGCGCGGCGTCCGGCCATTCCACGCAAGATTTTTGCCTCGGGGCTGACAGGTCTTGGCCTTGGCCTTGCCGGTTATGCCAGTGGCGGCGGCGTCATGGAGCCGCTGATCTATGCCACGCTGGGGGCTGTGCTGCACAGTTTTGCCTTTGGTCTTGATCCGCTCAAGGACAAGGGGATGGAGGGCGTCGACAGTTTTCAGACCGACCGCGTCGCCCGCGTCGTTGATCAGGCCGAAGATTATCTGCGCGGCATGACCGAGGCGCTGAAACGCGCGGGCGACCGGCAGGCGGAAACCCGGTTGGAGCGGTTTCAGATCACGGTGCGCGATATGCTGCGCACGGTCGAGGATGACCCGCGCGATCTGACGGCAGCGCGCAAATATCTGGGCGTTTATCTGATGGGCGCGCGCGATGCGACGGTCAAGTTCGCCGATCTGCACGCCCGTGCCCCCAACCCCGCCGCACGCGACAAATATCTCGCGCTCTTGGGCGATCTTGAGCAGAATTTCACCGCCAAAACCCGCGCGCTGATGCAGGATAGCAGCACCGATCTTGATATCGAGATCGACGTGTTGCGTGACCGGCTGGAGCGCGAGGGCGTTCACCTTGAAACCAAAGATTTAGCGTAA
- a CDS encoding toxic anion resistance protein: MSETTRQKAEAVLKDVEAVSRAVLPVPSEANAIVPLDQADAPQSAEITRRMAEIDMGDTQSIVSFGSAAQAELQEISQSMLQGVRNKDVGPAGDSLRGIVTTIRGFAVSELDVRRERSWWEKLLGRAAPFAKFTARFEQVQGQIDKITDDLLAHEHTLLKDIKSLDMLYEKTLAFYDELALYIAAGEAKLKDIDTNDIPAAEAAVQAAPENDQVMKAQELRDLRAARDDLERRVHDLKLTRQVTMQSLPSIRLVQENDKSLVTKINSTLVNTVPLWETQLAQAVTIQRSAEAAAAVRDANDLTNELLTANAKNLRESNKMIRQEMERGVFDIEAVKQANADLIGTIQESLQIADEGKAKRAKAEEELKKMEADLRDTLASAKARRDGVGDTAGTAVPKG; the protein is encoded by the coding sequence ATGTCAGAGACCACCCGTCAAAAGGCCGAAGCCGTACTGAAGGATGTCGAGGCCGTGAGCCGCGCGGTTCTGCCCGTACCCTCAGAGGCCAATGCCATTGTGCCGCTGGATCAAGCCGACGCGCCACAAAGCGCCGAGATCACCCGCCGCATGGCCGAAATCGACATGGGCGATACGCAATCCATCGTCTCGTTCGGCTCTGCTGCGCAAGCGGAATTGCAGGAAATCTCGCAATCGATGCTGCAAGGCGTGCGCAACAAGGATGTGGGGCCTGCGGGCGATAGCCTGCGCGGGATCGTGACGACAATTCGCGGCTTTGCGGTTTCGGAGCTCGATGTGCGGCGCGAGCGTTCGTGGTGGGAAAAACTGCTGGGCCGCGCTGCGCCCTTTGCCAAGTTCACGGCCCGGTTCGAGCAGGTGCAAGGGCAGATCGACAAGATCACCGATGACCTTTTGGCGCATGAGCACACGCTCCTGAAAGACATCAAGTCGCTCGACATGCTCTATGAAAAGACACTCGCGTTTTATGATGAGCTGGCGCTTTATATCGCGGCGGGCGAGGCCAAGCTCAAGGATATCGACACCAACGACATCCCCGCTGCAGAAGCCGCCGTTCAGGCCGCGCCCGAGAATGATCAGGTGATGAAGGCGCAGGAACTCCGCGATCTGCGGGCCGCGCGCGACGATCTGGAGCGGCGGGTGCATGACCTCAAGCTGACGCGCCAGGTGACGATGCAATCTTTGCCGTCAATCCGGCTGGTGCAGGAGAATGACAAAAGCCTTGTGACCAAGATCAACTCGACCCTCGTCAACACGGTTCCGCTGTGGGAAACGCAACTGGCGCAGGCGGTGACGATCCAGCGTTCCGCAGAGGCGGCGGCCGCCGTGCGCGATGCCAATGACCTGACCAATGAATTGCTGACCGCCAATGCCAAGAACCTGCGCGAGAGCAACAAGATGATCCGGCAGGAAATGGAGCGTGGCGTGTTTGATATCGAGGCCGTCAAACAAGCCAATGCCGATCTGATTGGGACCATTCAGGAGAGCCTGCAAATCGCCGACGAAGGCAAGGCCAAGCGGGCGAAGGCCGAAGAAGAGTTGAAAAAGATGGAGGCCGATTTGCGGGATACGCTGGCCTCGGCCAAGGCGCGGCGCGATGGGGTGGGCGACACGGCAGGCACCGCCGTGCCCAAAGGCTAA
- the ftsY gene encoding signal recognition particle-docking protein FtsY produces the protein MAFFSKLKERLFKSSSKLEEGLEAIVDEGRADESTPDRTPQTPPETPPSVPPPPSEVPAPTPQEAPVAPAPQEVPAPLTEGTAPPPPPELPQDLPAAAPRSGILGRLLGRTAPDSAPRRVLDDAMLESLEELLIAADMGVDTALRVTANMAEGRMGKRLSTQEIKELLAQEIARIMEPVARPMPIYAKRPQVVLVVGVNGSGKTTTIGKLAAQFKGAGKSVVIAAGDTFRAAAVEQLQVWGQRAGVPVMTAPEGSDPASLAYDAMTRAEAEGADLLMIDTAGRLQNRADLMEELAKIVRVIRKKDPSAPHNTLLVLDATTGQNALSQVATFQKLADVSGLVMTKLDGTARGGVLVALADKFGLPIHAIGVGEQIDDLAPFDPQDFAAALTGLEGK, from the coding sequence ATGGCGTTTTTCTCGAAACTCAAGGAACGGCTGTTCAAATCCTCTTCCAAGCTCGAGGAGGGGCTGGAGGCGATTGTCGACGAAGGGCGCGCCGACGAGAGCACGCCCGACAGAACACCCCAAACACCACCAGAGACCCCGCCTTCGGTCCCGCCGCCCCCGTCAGAGGTGCCAGCCCCTACGCCGCAAGAGGCCCCTGTGGCCCCCGCGCCGCAAGAGGTGCCTGCGCCCCTGACCGAAGGAACCGCTCCGCCCCCCCCTCCCGAGCTGCCGCAGGATTTGCCCGCCGCTGCCCCGCGTTCCGGCATCCTTGGCCGTCTTCTTGGCCGCACCGCGCCTGACAGCGCCCCGCGCCGCGTGCTCGACGACGCGATGCTTGAAAGCCTTGAGGAATTGCTGATCGCGGCAGATATGGGCGTGGACACGGCGCTGCGCGTCACCGCCAATATGGCCGAAGGGCGCATGGGCAAACGCCTTTCAACCCAAGAGATCAAGGAACTTTTGGCGCAGGAAATCGCCCGCATCATGGAACCCGTGGCGCGGCCTATGCCGATCTATGCCAAACGTCCGCAGGTGGTGCTGGTTGTGGGCGTCAACGGCTCGGGCAAGACCACAACCATCGGCAAGCTCGCGGCCCAGTTCAAGGGGGCAGGCAAATCCGTGGTGATCGCCGCCGGGGATACGTTTCGCGCCGCCGCTGTCGAACAGTTGCAGGTCTGGGGGCAGCGCGCCGGTGTGCCGGTGATGACCGCGCCCGAAGGCTCGGACCCTGCCAGCCTTGCCTATGACGCCATGACCCGCGCCGAGGCCGAGGGAGCGGACCTCTTGATGATCGACACTGCCGGGCGCTTACAGAACCGCGCGGACCTGATGGAAGAGCTGGCCAAGATCGTGCGCGTCATCCGCAAGAAAGATCCCTCAGCGCCGCATAACACCCTTCTGGTTCTCGATGCCACCACGGGACAAAACGCCCTGAGCCAGGTTGCAACCTTCCAGAAACTCGCCGATGTCTCGGGCCTCGTGATGACCAAGCTCGATGGCACCGCGCGTGGCGGTGTGCTGGTGGCGCTGGCGGATAAATTCGGCCTGCCGATCCATGCCATCGGCGTGGGTGAACAGATCGACGATCTGGCCCCCTTCGATCCGCAAGATTTCGCGGCCGCCCTTACCGGGCTTGAGGGGAAATGA